A section of the Delphinus delphis chromosome 1, mDelDel1.2, whole genome shotgun sequence genome encodes:
- the TMEM50A gene encoding transmembrane protein 50A isoform X2 produces the protein MPPYFRAAETDTPEGVDLKKMSGFLEGLRCSECIDWGEKRNTIASIAAGILFFTGWWIIIDAAVIYPSMDEFNHSYHACGVIATIAFLMINAVSNGQVRGDSYSEGCLGQTGARIWLFIGFMLAFGSLIASMWILFGGYVAKEKAIVYPGIAVFFQNAFIFFGGLIFKFGRTEDLWQ, from the exons ATGCCCCCCTACTTTAGAGCTGCAGAAACTGACACCCCGGAAGGAGT tgACCTGAAAAAAATGTCTGGATTTCTAGAAGGCTTGAGATGCTCAGAATGCATTGATTGGGGGGAAAAGCGCAATACTATTGCTTCCATTGCTGCTGGTATCCTA ttttttacagGCTGGTGGATTATCATAGATGCAGCTGTCATTTATCCCAGTATGGACGAGTTCAACCACTCCTACCATGCCTGTGGTGTTATAGCAACCATAGCCTTCCTAAT GATTAATGCAGTATCGAATGGACAAGTGCGAGGTGATAGTTACAGTGAAGGTTGCCTGGGTCAAACAG gTGCTCGCATTTGGCTGTTCATTGGTTTCATGTTGGCCTTCGGCTCTCTGATCGCATCTATGTGGATTCTTTTTGGAGGGTATGTTGCTAAAG AAAAAGCCATAGTATACCCTGGAATTGCTGTCTTTTTCCAAAATGCCTTCATCTTTTTTGG AGGACTCATTTTTAAGTTTGGCCGCACTGAAGACTTGTGGCAGTGA
- the TMEM50A gene encoding transmembrane protein 50A isoform X3 — protein sequence MSGFLEGLRCSECIDWGEKRNTIASIAAGILFFTGWWIIIDAAVIYPSMDEFNHSYHACGVIATIAFLMINAVSNGQVRGDSYSEGCLGQTGARIWLFIGFMLAFGSLIASMWILFGGYVAKEKAIVYPGIAVFFQNAFIFFGGLIFKFGRTEDLWQ from the exons ATGTCTGGATTTCTAGAAGGCTTGAGATGCTCAGAATGCATTGATTGGGGGGAAAAGCGCAATACTATTGCTTCCATTGCTGCTGGTATCCTA ttttttacagGCTGGTGGATTATCATAGATGCAGCTGTCATTTATCCCAGTATGGACGAGTTCAACCACTCCTACCATGCCTGTGGTGTTATAGCAACCATAGCCTTCCTAAT GATTAATGCAGTATCGAATGGACAAGTGCGAGGTGATAGTTACAGTGAAGGTTGCCTGGGTCAAACAG gTGCTCGCATTTGGCTGTTCATTGGTTTCATGTTGGCCTTCGGCTCTCTGATCGCATCTATGTGGATTCTTTTTGGAGGGTATGTTGCTAAAG AAAAAGCCATAGTATACCCTGGAATTGCTGTCTTTTTCCAAAATGCCTTCATCTTTTTTGG AGGACTCATTTTTAAGTTTGGCCGCACTGAAGACTTGTGGCAGTGA
- the TMEM50A gene encoding transmembrane protein 50A isoform X1, protein MRRDVGAVGVALSGPPSASPTLSAHRSLRPFSACATELLGRCCSIRVSGGLWQFCFLGWNWESEAARRGATPGSGPTARAGLDFFTGWWIIIDAAVIYPSMDEFNHSYHACGVIATIAFLMINAVSNGQVRGDSYSEGCLGQTGARIWLFIGFMLAFGSLIASMWILFGGYVAKEKAIVYPGIAVFFQNAFIFFGGLIFKFGRTEDLWQ, encoded by the exons ATGCGCAGAGACGTCGGCGCGGTGGGCGTGGCTCTCTCTGGCCCTCCTTCAGCGAGTCCTACTCTTTCCGCGCACCGCTCCCTCCGCCCCTTCTCCGCATGCGCCACCGAGCTCCTGGGGCGGTGCTGCTCAATCCGGGTATCCGGCGGCCTGtggcagttttgttttcttggctgGAACTGGGAAAGTGAGGCGGCCCGGCGTGGCGCGACACCGGGCTCTGGACCGACTGCACGCGCGGGGCTGGAC ttttttacagGCTGGTGGATTATCATAGATGCAGCTGTCATTTATCCCAGTATGGACGAGTTCAACCACTCCTACCATGCCTGTGGTGTTATAGCAACCATAGCCTTCCTAAT GATTAATGCAGTATCGAATGGACAAGTGCGAGGTGATAGTTACAGTGAAGGTTGCCTGGGTCAAACAG gTGCTCGCATTTGGCTGTTCATTGGTTTCATGTTGGCCTTCGGCTCTCTGATCGCATCTATGTGGATTCTTTTTGGAGGGTATGTTGCTAAAG AAAAAGCCATAGTATACCCTGGAATTGCTGTCTTTTTCCAAAATGCCTTCATCTTTTTTGG AGGACTCATTTTTAAGTTTGGCCGCACTGAAGACTTGTGGCAGTGA